In one Nitrospirota bacterium genomic region, the following are encoded:
- a CDS encoding tetratricopeptide repeat protein: MRLSNAIAAALVVLLLASGCATLPPEEQREADFHHKMGISYLNEGSLQMAFVEFQKALQIDPDNKEILNSLGIVYLQLDEYRQAQQLFLRAVSADDSYSEAYNNLGITYIRENNWDKAIEAFTRALSNPLYQTPERAFYNLGVSYYRQGRYDRAADAFKDSIKRAPSFALPYYWLALSYNRQGRYGDAAALLARAIETDTAYRGDREKFIDDVRERLITAKGADETDLRDYLEMMKY, encoded by the coding sequence ATGCGTTTGAGCAATGCCATCGCCGCTGCTCTCGTGGTCCTGCTCCTTGCCTCAGGGTGTGCAACACTGCCGCCCGAGGAGCAGAGGGAAGCCGACTTCCACCACAAGATGGGGATCTCCTACCTTAACGAGGGGAGCCTCCAGATGGCCTTCGTCGAGTTCCAGAAGGCCCTGCAGATCGACCCGGACAACAAGGAGATATTGAACAGCCTCGGCATCGTCTATCTGCAGCTCGACGAGTACCGGCAGGCGCAGCAGCTCTTCCTCCGGGCGGTATCGGCCGACGACTCCTATTCCGAGGCGTACAACAATCTCGGCATCACTTATATCCGCGAGAATAACTGGGACAAGGCGATCGAAGCCTTCACCAGAGCGCTTTCCAACCCCCTCTACCAGACTCCCGAGAGGGCCTTCTATAATCTCGGCGTCTCGTACTACCGGCAGGGGCGGTACGACCGCGCGGCAGATGCATTCAAGGACTCGATCAAGCGGGCCCCTTCCTTCGCGCTCCCCTACTACTGGCTGGCGCTCTCCTATAACCGGCAGGGCAGGTACGGCGATGCCGCAGCGCTTCTTGCGCGGGCGATCGAGACCGACACCGCCTACCGGGGCGACCGGGAAAAGTTTATCGACGATGTCAGGGAGAGGCTCATTACGGCGAAAGGGGCGGACGAGACGGATCTCAGGGACTACCTGGAGATGATGAAGTATTAG
- a CDS encoding nucleoside-diphosphate sugar epimerase/dehydratase, with translation MNSSVKGLLRPTHFRRFLFFLLADILVIIASLYLSFLLRFDFTLDSTYRQMFYRALLFFVTVKVAAFALFRMYRMTWRYVGINDLCNIVTALVVSNSVLMGLLIVPFPAAFHSLAFTHLSSFPRSIFLIDGVISLLLLSALRISKRLYLEVINKRRLSGEGKRTVIVGAGNTGEMILRDMVKQKFSEFYPVALLDDDTRKVGAYLHGVKVSGATRELKKTVAAYNAEAVIIAIPSLDHKTLKGIYNAAKEAEVDTIKIVPRIYDFHRPDINLKSLEEIRIEDLIGRQAVEVDFDAIEGFLKDKVILVTGAGGSIGSEITTQVCAFHPRKVILFDIDETELHTMHLRLQKGFPYLVERVHFITGDIRDGRRVREVMEAFAPEIVFHAAAYKHVPMMEFNPKEAVKVNMFGTYNLAKASVDHGVERFIMVSTDKAVRPTSIMGATKRMAEYICRAFNSSQPSAVSSQLSAISDQQPASGDQQAKTEFVSVRFGNVLGSRGSVLPLFLEQLKHGGPLTITHKEMKRYFMTIPEAVSLVLQASVIGKGGEVLVLDMGEPIRIVDLAEELIRIHGLEPYKDVDLEFVGLRPGEKLFEEILTAEEGTTASRHEKIFVANNREKYSQAEMQEILGEFGTAIQGALRGEEKKIRDLLRRYVRHFDSETSGPPAPSARKEELRAD, from the coding sequence ATGAATAGCTCAGTAAAAGGCCTGCTCCGTCCTACCCATTTCAGAAGATTTCTCTTCTTCCTCCTCGCCGATATCCTGGTCATCATCGCCTCTCTCTATCTCTCCTTCCTGCTCAGGTTCGATTTTACACTCGATTCCACGTATCGGCAAATGTTTTACCGGGCGCTGCTCTTTTTTGTCACCGTCAAAGTGGCCGCCTTCGCACTCTTCAGGATGTACCGCATGACATGGCGCTATGTGGGGATCAATGACCTGTGCAATATCGTCACCGCCCTTGTCGTCTCCAATTCCGTGCTCATGGGCTTGCTCATCGTTCCGTTCCCTGCGGCATTCCATTCTCTGGCATTCACCCATCTCAGCAGTTTTCCGAGGAGCATTTTTCTTATCGATGGGGTTATCTCACTCCTTCTCCTCTCGGCGCTGCGCATTTCGAAAAGGCTTTATCTCGAGGTGATCAATAAGAGAAGACTGTCGGGTGAGGGGAAGAGGACGGTTATCGTCGGAGCGGGGAATACGGGCGAGATGATCCTCAGGGATATGGTCAAACAGAAATTCTCGGAATTCTACCCGGTGGCGCTGCTCGACGATGATACGAGGAAGGTCGGCGCCTATCTGCACGGGGTCAAGGTGTCCGGTGCAACAAGGGAACTGAAAAAGACGGTTGCGGCATACAATGCGGAGGCGGTGATCATCGCTATTCCCTCCCTCGATCACAAGACGCTGAAAGGCATCTATAACGCTGCCAAGGAAGCAGAAGTCGATACCATCAAGATCGTCCCGCGCATTTACGATTTCCATAGGCCGGATATCAACCTGAAGAGCCTCGAGGAGATCCGGATCGAGGACCTTATCGGCCGGCAGGCGGTGGAGGTCGATTTTGATGCAATAGAAGGGTTCCTGAAGGATAAGGTCATTCTCGTCACCGGCGCAGGGGGATCGATCGGCTCGGAAATAACTACGCAGGTCTGCGCCTTCCATCCCCGGAAGGTGATTCTCTTCGATATCGACGAGACGGAGCTGCACACCATGCACCTCCGGCTCCAGAAGGGCTTCCCCTACCTGGTGGAGAGGGTGCATTTCATTACAGGAGACATAAGGGACGGCAGGAGAGTCAGGGAGGTCATGGAGGCCTTTGCTCCCGAGATCGTCTTTCACGCGGCGGCCTACAAGCATGTGCCGATGATGGAGTTCAACCCCAAGGAAGCGGTAAAGGTGAACATGTTCGGCACTTATAATCTCGCAAAGGCGTCGGTCGATCACGGCGTTGAAAGATTCATAATGGTCTCGACCGACAAAGCGGTGAGACCCACGAGCATTATGGGCGCCACAAAGAGGATGGCAGAGTATATCTGCAGGGCGTTCAACAGCAGCCAGCCATCAGCCGTCAGCTCTCAGCTCTCAGCAATCAGCGATCAGCAGCCGGCAAGCGGCGATCAGCAGGCGAAGACCGAGTTCGTATCAGTGCGCTTCGGCAATGTCCTCGGGAGCCGGGGGAGCGTCCTGCCCCTCTTTCTCGAGCAGCTGAAGCACGGCGGCCCCCTCACTATAACGCATAAAGAGATGAAGCGGTATTTCATGACCATACCCGAGGCGGTCTCCCTGGTGCTCCAGGCGTCCGTGATCGGCAAAGGGGGTGAGGTGCTCGTCCTCGATATGGGAGAGCCTATACGGATCGTGGACCTGGCCGAAGAGCTGATACGCATTCACGGGCTGGAGCCCTACAAAGACGTGGACCTCGAGTTTGTCGGCCTGAGGCCCGGAGAGAAGCTCTTCGAAGAGATACTCACCGCTGAGGAAGGTACCACCGCGAGCAGGCACGAGAAGATATTCGTGGCGAACAACAGGGAGAAGTATTCGCAGGCCGAGATGCAGGAGATCCTGGGAGAGTTCGGGACCGCAATCCAGGGTGCCCTGAGAGGGGAGGAGAAAAAGATCAGGGACCTGCTCCGGCGCTACGTCAGGCATTTTGACAGCGAGACGAGCGGACCGCCCGCCCCCTCGGCCCGCAAGGAAGAGCTCCGTGCCGATTGA